The DNA region GTCGGTGCGCGGCGGCGGTACCCCGGCGTTGCCGATCCGGTACGGCTGAACAATCATCTTCTTTCCGACATGACTGATTGATGTTGCGCTAATCACGCAAACAACCTCAAAAATCCATCAACAGAAATGTCCAATCTCTTATTGTTACGCAGTCCCTACATTCGGTAGGGTGATCGCCATGCGGCTGTCGAGAGCGACACGCCACGACCAGATCTGCATCCCTGAATAACCGATTCGAAACCACGGCGACATCTGCAGGATACATATCTGCGCAGGGCAGCCTCCGACACCACATCACATTCACCAGCACCTCCGGCCAGGGGAGGCGAGACATCATGCCCGCAGAACCGATCAATCGCATCACGACCGACACCAGGGAGATTCCTACCGTCGGGTGGAGCAGCGGCGTCGGCGGGACCCTGGCCTTCAAACGCGACCAGCTCGCCTTCCTCCGCCGCGGCATCGACCGGTACGGCGACATCTTCCGGTTCCGCCCGCTGGGCATCCCGATGGTGCTGGTCAACCACCCTGACTACATCCGACACGTCCTCGTCGACGAGGGGGAGAAATACGACAAGAACGCCGTACTGTTCAAAGTGGTCCGGCCGGTGCTCCGCAAGGGCCTCATCGCCAATCCGGACATGGAGCTGTGGCGCCGGCAACGCCGAATGATGGCACCGCACTTCACGCCCCGTACCGTCGCCACGTTCACCCGGAACATGACCGACGAAACCGAACAGATGCTTGACCGGTGGGAGCGGAACTACGGCTCCGGCGGCACCATCGACGTCACCGACGAGATCGGTCAGCTCGCGCTGCGAATCGTCAACCGCTCGTTGTTCAGTGCCCAGGTCGGTGCCAGTGCCCAGGCGTTCGAACGCGCATTCGGCGAGGCCAACACCATTCTCGGGGCGTTCTTCCGGTTCCCGTTCCCGCCGCTGACCGTACCGATCCGCCGGCACCGTCGGCTGCGCGCCGCGATCGCCGCCATGGACGAGTTCGTCTCCGCCTTCATCCACCGTCGGCTGCACGAAGAACTGCCGGGCACCGCAGCGGACCCGGCCGCGCCGGCGGGCACCGGGACAGGCCCGGCCCCGCAGGCGGAGGCCACCGACCTGCTCACCCTGCTGTTGCACACCGTCGACGTCGAGGACGGCAACGGCATGGACCTCGAACAGCTCCACCACGAGGTGCTCAACATCTGCATCGGCGCGTACGAGACCACCACCAACACCCTGTCCTGGGCGTTCTACCTGCTCGCCCGCCACCCGCAGGCCGAGGATCGGCTGCACGCCGAGGTCGACACCGTCCTCGCCGGACGGCTGCCGACCGTCGACGACCTGCCCCGGCTGCCGTACACCCGGATGGTCGCCGACGAGACGCTGCGCATCTACTCCCCCGCGTACCAGTTCATGCGTCGGGCCAGCGCCGACGACGTGATCGACGGCTACCGGGTGCCGGCCGGCACCAACATGCTGATCAACAGCTACTTCCTGCACCGCCACCCCGACTTCTGGGACGACCCGGAACGCTTCGACCCGCTGCGGTTCACCCCCGAGCAGATCGCCCGCCGACCGAAACACGCCTACGTGCCGTTCGGCAGCGGTCACCGGGTCTGCATCGGCAAACACTTCGCCCTCGCCGAACTGGTGCTGGTGCTGGCCACCGTGGCCAGCCGGTACCGGCTGGTGTCGCCGCCGGGCGCACCCGAGGTACGACCCGAGGCCCTGATCACCCTGCACCCCCACGGCGGGGTCCATCTCACCCTGGAGCGCCGGTGACCCTCGACCCCGTCCAGCAGATCCTCGACCGCTTCCCGTACCAGGTCAACCCGCACGTCGCCCAGGCCCGCGCGCACCTGACCGAGTGGGTACGCGACACCGGCCTGGTGCTACGCGACACCGCCCGCGCCCGCTTCGACCACGCCGATTTCGGCTGGTTCGCGGCCATGGTCTACCCCCGCGCCGACGCCCGGCACGTCGAGTTGACCGCCGACTGGTTCGCCTGGCTGTTCCTGGTCGACGACCAGCTCGACGACGGCGCGGAGGGGCGCGACCCGCAACGGCTGGCCGAGGTGATGGCCGCGATGCGGGCGGTGCTGACCGCCGCCGACCACGGTGCCGCGCTCGCCCGACGCCGCGACGTGCCCCGGGCGGTGTCGTCGCTGGCCGACCTGTGGCAGCGGACCGCCCCGGACGCCTCGCCCCGCTGGCGGCAGCGGTTCGTGCAGCACTTGCAGGAGTGCCTGACCACCGCAGCCACCTGGGAGGCCGGCAACCGTCTCGCCGGCATCGTGCCCGACGAGGCGACCTACATCGCGAACCGCCGGCACACCGGGGCGATCTACGTCTGCATGGACCTCATCGAGATCGTCGAGCGGATCGACGTACCCGACGTCGTCCACGACAGCCCGCCGGTACGTACCGCGCTCGACGCCGCCTGCAACGTGGTCTGCTGGACCAACGACGTCTACTCGTTGGACAAGGAACGCTCCCTCGGCGAGGTGCACAACCTGGCGTACATCGTGCAGCACCACCACGGGCTGGACCGGGACGCGGCGGTGGACCGGGTCGTCCGGGCGATCGAGGCCGAGACCGCGCTGTTCCTCTCCGTCGAAGCGGCGGCGCTGGCCGACCACCCCCGGCACGCGGCGGTGCTGGTGCCGTACCTGGCCGGGATGCGCAGCTGGATGCGGGGCAACGTCGACTGGTCCGCCCGGACCCGCCGCTACCGCCCCACCGGGTCGGTCGACGCCACCGCGCCGCCAGCCGAGTACCTGGAGGCGGCCCTGCTCGGGAGCCAGCATTGACCGCGGCGGCCACCACGCGACGTGACGTCCGGGCCCGGCTGGCGACCGCGCGGTCGCTGCTCGAACCCCCACTGCGCCATGCGGTACGCCGCCTCGCCACCCCGGTGCGCACCGTCGCCGAGTACCACTTCGGCTGGTGCGACGCCGCCGGTGACCCCACCGACGCCGGCTGGGGCAAAGGGCTGCGGGGCGGGCTGACCCTGGCCGCCGCCGACGCGGTCGGCGGGTCGGCCGCGTCAGCGGTGCCGGCGGCGGTCGCGGTCGAACTCGTCCACAACTTCACCCTGCTGCACGACGACGTGATGGACCACGACCAGGTCCGCCGGGGGCGGCCCACCGCCGGCGCGGTGTTCGGTGACGCGCAGGCCATCCTGGCCGGCGACGCGCTGCTCGCGCTGGGCCTCGACACGGTACGCGCACAACCCGCCGCCACGGCGGAACTGTGCCGGGCACTGCTGGACCTGGTGGGCGGGCAGAGCGCCGACGTCGCCTTCGAGTCCCGTACCACGGTGGGGTTGGATGCCTGCCTGACGATGGCGGCCGGCAAGACCGCGGCGCTGATCGCGGCCGCCTGCGCCCTCGGCGCACTCAGCGCCGACGCCGACGCCGACCGGGTCGACGGGCTGCGCGGCTACGGCCACCACCTCGGGATGGCGTTCCAGTTGACCGACGACCTGCTCGGCATCTGGGGCGACCCGGCGGTGACCGGCAAGCCGGTCGGTGCCGACCTGCGGCGGCGTAAGAAGTCACTGCCGGTGGTGTACGCGTTGACCAGCGGCACCGCCGCCGGTGCCGAGCTGGCGTCGCTGTACGCGATCCCGGGCGCGTCGACCGACACCCAGGTACGCCGCGCGACGCAGCTGGTCGAGCAGAGCGGCGGGCGGGACTGGGCCCGGCGGGAAGCCGACCGCCACCGGCTCGACGCCCTGGCCTGCCTGGCGGCGGCACGGCCGGGCCGGGACGGCGCGGCGGTGCTCGCCGGTTTCGCGGACCTTGCCACCACCCGCGACCATTGACCCGACGGGGCGATGCCGTAGGCTCGCCGGCCGGGTCACGGCGACGGAGGGCAGGCAGGGCATGGCACGACAGTGGATCGTCGGGTCCGGCAACGGACGACGAGCTGTGCTGGCCACGGCGCTGACGCTGACGGTGGCGACCGTCGCCGCGTGTGGACAGCTGCCGGACGGAGTGGACGGTGAACTGACCGGCGGGTGGACTCCACTCGCCGAGCCGGTCCCGTTCGTGCCCGAGGCCGGTGTCTGCCACAACCGGGAAACGACCTCCGGTGCCATGGTCGACTACATCCCGATCGACTGCGCCCAGATGCACCTGCTGGAGATCGTGCACGTCGGAGAGTTCACCGGCGAGCACGCCGCGGCCGACACCGCGCCGGAGCCGGGGTCGGCCGCCCGGCTCGCCGCTCGCGCCGAGTGCGATCAGCGGGTCACGGAGTTCATCGGCGGCTCCTGGCGGTCCGGGACCCTGCGGCTGGTGGTGGTCACCCCGTCGCAGCAGGCCTGGGACGGCGGTGCCCGGTGGTTGCGCTGCGACCTCGGGGAGACCCAGGGCACCGACTTCGACAACATCATCTTCCGGTCGGTCACCCTTGCGGGTGTGCTGACCGACGCCGAGAGTTCGGTGCCGCTGCGCTGCTTCGACTCGGCGTCCGTCGCCAGCGACGGCGAACTGCTCGTCGAGCGCGTCGCCTGCGACGCACCGCACCAGTCTGAGTTCGCCGGGACGTACGTCGAGGACAAGCTCAGCTATCAGGAGGTACGGTCGAACGCCGACGAGGTGCACCGCCGGTGCAAGACGGTGGTGGCTGGGTTCGCGAAGGTGCCGGATGACGGTGACCTGCAGTATCGGGTCGGCACCGTCTACAGCTACCCCGGCGCGTCGGACTGGGCCGACGGTGACCGGACCATCCGCTGCTACGCCTGGCGGGCCGATCCGCTGCTGACCCGGTCGGTGCGCGGCGGCGGCACCAGCGCTCTGCCGGTGCAGTACGCATGACGCGACGGCAGACTCCCGCACCGGTACGGGCCCGACTGGCGGCGCTGCTGACCGCCGCCGTACTGTCCGTGGTGGCCGGCTGCGCACCGCCGCCGTTGGAAGGTGTCGACGGTGATCTCGCCGACGGGTGGGCCGGCTTCGACACACCGACCGTCTTCGTCCCGGCGAACGGCGTCTGCCATCGCAGCGAGGCGGTCTCCGGCAGCGCCCAACGCTACGAGCCGGTCGACTGCGACCGGCTACACCGGGTCGAGACGGTGCACGTCGGCACCTTCACCGGTGCAGACGCGGAGCTGACGATCGTGCCGGCGCCCGCAACGCCGACCCGGGTCTCGGCGCGCGCCGAGTGCGACACCCGCTCCGCCGAGTTCCTCGGGCAGCCGCTGCAGCACGGCCGGCTCACCCTCCGGGTGGTGGTGCCGACGCAGCAGGCCTGGAACGCCGGGGCGCGCTGGTTCCGGTGCGATCTGGCCGAGATCAGCAGCGTGTTCCTCGGCCAGGTGGTGCCGCGCACCGGGAGTCTGCGTGGCGCCCTGACCGGCGAGGCGCCGCTGGCGCTGGGCTGCCACGAGCCGATCTGGGACAGCTCCGACTACCTCGAAGCGATCGATCCGGTCGCGTGCAGCGAGCCGCACTACAGCGAGTTCGTCGGCGCCTACGCGGAGAGCGACGCCTTCGACTACGACGATTTCAACGTGGCGGACGACGTCGTCCACGAACGGTGCCTCCAGTTGATCGCGCGTTACGCGGCACTGCCGGTCGACGACGACCTGCCGCAGCGGGTCGGCACGCTCTACTTCGAGCCGAGCCGGCAGGAGTGGGTCGACGGAGACCGTCAGGTCCGCTGCTTCCTGTACCTGTGGGACTACTATCCGCCGCTCACCCGGTCGGCCAGGAACGGCGGACCCGACCTGCTGCCGGTGGTGTCCTGACCTGGTGCGGGCCAGGTGTCTCGTTGCACGCCTGCTCAGCGCGGCAGCGTGATCGACATGGCGTGATGGAACACGTCACGGGGGTCCCAACGGGCCTTGACCCGCTGGAGCCTGCGGTAGTTGTCCTTGTAGTACAGGGTGTGCCACCCGACTCCGGAGGTGTTCCATCGCGGGTCGGTGGTGTCGACGTCCGGATAGTTGATGTATGAGCCGTCGTTCACGCTGTTCGGGACCGGCACACCGCCGGTGTCGGCGTACATCGCGGCGTACCACCGGCGGATCCAGTCCAGGTTCGCCTGCTCGCGCTCCGGGTCGGTCCAGATGACGACGTACACCGCTTTCATGATGCTGTCCCGCTGGGGCATGGCGGTCGCGTCCGGTGCCACGGCGTTGACCTTGCCGCCGTACGACACCAGCAGCAGCATCGCGGTCTCGTTCTGGTGGTCCGTGCTGGTCAGGTAGGTGTAGGCGGTGGCGATCTGCGCGTCCGTGAACCTCTTGCGCAGGTAGGCCGCCTTCAGCTTGTGCATCCCGGACTCGTCGGCCTGGCTCAGTGACTGGGCCTTCACCCCGGCAAGCCACGGCAGCCGGCGGGGCGGCTGGACCGTGATCGTGCCCGGTACGCCTGCGGTGACCTCGGCGATGTGGTCGCGGAGCAGCCGGTCGGCGTCGGGCAGGGTGCCGTCCAGGGCGGTCACCATGGCGAACGCGCCGGGGTCCGCGCCGGCGTTGCGGCGGGTGATCGGCAGCAGGCTGAAGAGACTGGCGTACGGGGAGTCGGGCGCGCTGTGGCGCTCGTGCCATTGCCCGTAGTTGCGCAGCAGCCGGTGGAACGCCTCCTCGGTCATCGCGTCCCAGCTCCACGCGATCGTCGTCTCCAGCGTCACGGCGGGTGGCCTGGGCAGCAGGCGGGCGGGATCGGTGCCGGTGGCCCCGGGTGTGCGCATCCAGTACCGGGTGACGACACCGAAGTTCCCACCCCCGCCCCCGGTGTGCGCCCACCACAGGTCACGATTGGCGTCATCCGGTTCGCGGGTCGCCACGACCGCCCGTGCCCGTCCGGCACGGTCCACGACGACGACCTCCACCGCGTACAGGTAGTCGACCACCGAACCCAGCTGCCGCGACAACGCGCCGTACCCGCCGCCCTGGATGTGTCCGCCCGCCGCGACGCCGCCGCACTGGCCGCCGGGGATGGTGACGCCCCAGCCGAGGTAGAGCCGCTCGTACACCGTCCAGAGGCTGGCACCCGACTCGATCATGAACGCGGTGCGGCGCCGGTCGAACGTGACCTGCCGCATCGCGGACATGTCGATGACGACCTCCGCGCCGGCACCGACGAAGTTCTCGTAGCAGTGTCCGCCGCTACGCACTGTCACCCGCTTACCGGCACGCACCGCGTCCTGCACGGCACGCACCACCTGCTCGGTGGTCGTCGGCAGCCGGAACGATCCGGGCCTCGGGAAGAAGCGCTCGTTCGTCCGGCGCAGCACCAGGTCCTCGTAGCGGGGGTCGTCCGGCAGGATCACCGGAGACTCCCGTACGCCCACCTTCGACGGCACCCCCGCTGCCGCCGGAGCGCCGATCAGCGTCACACCTCCGAGTGCCGCAGCGCTGGC from Solwaraspora sp. WMMD791 includes:
- a CDS encoding cytochrome P450, with product MPAEPINRITTDTREIPTVGWSSGVGGTLAFKRDQLAFLRRGIDRYGDIFRFRPLGIPMVLVNHPDYIRHVLVDEGEKYDKNAVLFKVVRPVLRKGLIANPDMELWRRQRRMMAPHFTPRTVATFTRNMTDETEQMLDRWERNYGSGGTIDVTDEIGQLALRIVNRSLFSAQVGASAQAFERAFGEANTILGAFFRFPFPPLTVPIRRHRRLRAAIAAMDEFVSAFIHRRLHEELPGTAADPAAPAGTGTGPAPQAEATDLLTLLLHTVDVEDGNGMDLEQLHHEVLNICIGAYETTTNTLSWAFYLLARHPQAEDRLHAEVDTVLAGRLPTVDDLPRLPYTRMVADETLRIYSPAYQFMRRASADDVIDGYRVPAGTNMLINSYFLHRHPDFWDDPERFDPLRFTPEQIARRPKHAYVPFGSGHRVCIGKHFALAELVLVLATVASRYRLVSPPGAPEVRPEALITLHPHGGVHLTLERR
- a CDS encoding polyprenyl synthetase family protein yields the protein MTAAATTRRDVRARLATARSLLEPPLRHAVRRLATPVRTVAEYHFGWCDAAGDPTDAGWGKGLRGGLTLAAADAVGGSAASAVPAAVAVELVHNFTLLHDDVMDHDQVRRGRPTAGAVFGDAQAILAGDALLALGLDTVRAQPAATAELCRALLDLVGGQSADVAFESRTTVGLDACLTMAAGKTAALIAAACALGALSADADADRVDGLRGYGHHLGMAFQLTDDLLGIWGDPAVTGKPVGADLRRRKKSLPVVYALTSGTAAGAELASLYAIPGASTDTQVRRATQLVEQSGGRDWARREADRHRLDALACLAAARPGRDGAAVLAGFADLATTRDH
- a CDS encoding septum formation family protein, which translates into the protein MARQWIVGSGNGRRAVLATALTLTVATVAACGQLPDGVDGELTGGWTPLAEPVPFVPEAGVCHNRETTSGAMVDYIPIDCAQMHLLEIVHVGEFTGEHAAADTAPEPGSAARLAARAECDQRVTEFIGGSWRSGTLRLVVVTPSQQAWDGGARWLRCDLGETQGTDFDNIIFRSVTLAGVLTDAESSVPLRCFDSASVASDGELLVERVACDAPHQSEFAGTYVEDKLSYQEVRSNADEVHRRCKTVVAGFAKVPDDGDLQYRVGTVYSYPGASDWADGDRTIRCYAWRADPLLTRSVRGGGTSALPVQYA
- a CDS encoding septum formation family protein, translating into MTRRQTPAPVRARLAALLTAAVLSVVAGCAPPPLEGVDGDLADGWAGFDTPTVFVPANGVCHRSEAVSGSAQRYEPVDCDRLHRVETVHVGTFTGADAELTIVPAPATPTRVSARAECDTRSAEFLGQPLQHGRLTLRVVVPTQQAWNAGARWFRCDLAEISSVFLGQVVPRTGSLRGALTGEAPLALGCHEPIWDSSDYLEAIDPVACSEPHYSEFVGAYAESDAFDYDDFNVADDVVHERCLQLIARYAALPVDDDLPQRVGTLYFEPSRQEWVDGDRQVRCFLYLWDYYPPLTRSARNGGPDLLPVVS
- a CDS encoding BBE domain-containing protein; amino-acid sequence: MSGPTRRGLIASAAALGGVTLIGAPAAAGVPSKVGVRESPVILPDDPRYEDLVLRRTNERFFPRPGSFRLPTTTEQVVRAVQDAVRAGKRVTVRSGGHCYENFVGAGAEVVIDMSAMRQVTFDRRRTAFMIESGASLWTVYERLYLGWGVTIPGGQCGGVAAGGHIQGGGYGALSRQLGSVVDYLYAVEVVVVDRAGRARAVVATREPDDANRDLWWAHTGGGGGNFGVVTRYWMRTPGATGTDPARLLPRPPAVTLETTIAWSWDAMTEEAFHRLLRNYGQWHERHSAPDSPYASLFSLLPITRRNAGADPGAFAMVTALDGTLPDADRLLRDHIAEVTAGVPGTITVQPPRRLPWLAGVKAQSLSQADESGMHKLKAAYLRKRFTDAQIATAYTYLTSTDHQNETAMLLLVSYGGKVNAVAPDATAMPQRDSIMKAVYVVIWTDPEREQANLDWIRRWYAAMYADTGGVPVPNSVNDGSYINYPDVDTTDPRWNTSGVGWHTLYYKDNYRRLQRVKARWDPRDVFHHAMSITLPR